The proteins below come from a single Papaver somniferum cultivar HN1 chromosome 11, ASM357369v1, whole genome shotgun sequence genomic window:
- the LOC113324156 gene encoding ATP-dependent DNA helicase pfh1-like: MAPNVAPVYDIELGARTCDLIQNWSEAWSNYPSIEDGRTFVHILGQAEQEESEEHVLTRLDVPLSSLSPQQKAKHDMVLQSIRKGSTILLIMSGGADIGKSTPINVIVHSTIALFQKIKVVRIMGPTGVAAFNIGGATIHHELALSMEKYQSYKSLDHVQCGHMQKDFKDTKLIVIDEYNMIGRKMFANIDLRCRDIFANNEPFGNVYVVLVGDMRQLPPVFDTPLYVQGGKSTLQLYGSISYSLFDRCVRLEEEFRQSGNEELSFRDALLRISDGKYTLTYWELFSTRDYSLLTIEEKNKFKHALHLFPTKYDASRYNHERLKELGNPVARIISRNNCKTKSDEVKGLQEILLLSKGSRVMLRKNLSTKYGLVNGSRGVVVDIVYKNGEKSPTSMLIVVMVDFDKYTGPKLYPGSNVIPITPQTTDWISTTGVSCQRIQLPLILCRAITVHKSQGLNLDQAMVDIGPRKSLGLTFVALSRTKNLRDLAFSLMFTFERIEIISTCHGLPLRHKEEERL; encoded by the coding sequence ATGGCTCCCAATGTTGCACCGGTGTATGACATTGAACTTGGAGCACGGACTTGTGATCTGATACAGAATTGGTCTGAAGCTTGGAGTAATTACCCATCCATAGAAGATGGCAGAACGTTTGTACACATATTAGGACAAGCAGAGCAAGAGGAAAGTGAAGAACATGTACTTACCCGTCTAGATGTTCCTCTTAGTTCTTTGTCTCCACAACAAAAAGCAAAACATGATATGGTTTTACAGTCAATAAGGAAAGGTTCTACCATACTTTTGATTATGAGTGGAGGGGCAGACATAGGTAAGTCCACTCCTATCAATGTTATTGTCCATTCAACAATAGCATTGTTTCAGAAAATTAAAGTTGTTAGGATCATGGGACCAACTGGTGTAGCTGCTTTTAACATCGGTGGTGCAACTATCCACCATGAACTTGCTTTATCGATGGAAAAATATCAATCGTACAAAAGTTTGGACCATGTTCAATGTGGGCACATGCAAAAGGATTTTAAAGATACCAAACTTATTGTGATCGACGAATACAATATGATTGGCAGAAAGATGTTTGCAAATATTGATCTTCGATGTAGAGATATTTTTGCAAACAATGAGCCTTTTGGAAATGTATATGTTGTGCTTGTGGGTGATATGAGACAATTACCACCTGTTTTTGACACTCCATTGTATGTTCAAGGTGGGAAAAGTACACTCCAACTCTATGGTTCCATATCTTATTCTTTGTTTGATCGTTGTGTCCGGCTTGAAGAAGAATTCCGACAGTCCGGAAATGAAGAGTTATCTTTTAGAGATGCATTACTACGAATCAGTGATGGAAAGTATACTCTTACATATTGGGAATTGTTTAGCACTAGAGATTACTCATTGTTGACAATAGAGGAAAAAAACAAGTTCAAGCATGCTCTTCATCTATTTCCTACAAAGTATGATGCATCCAGATACAACCATGAACGCCTTAAGGAGCTTGGGAACCCCGTTGCAAGAATAATATCGAGGAATAATTGCAAAACAAAGTCTGATGAAGTTAAAGGcttacaagaaattttgttattgTCAAAGGGATCAAGGGTGATGTTGAGAAAGAACCTGTCAACAAAATACGGTTTGGTTAATGGATCCAGGGGAGTGGTGGTGGATATTGTGTATAAAAATGGAGAGAAGTCTCCTACAAGTATGCTTATTGTTGTTATGGTAGACTTCGATAAGTATACGGGTCCAAAATTATATCCGGGATCAAATGTGATTCCAATAACACCGCAAACAACAGATTGGATATCAACAACAGGAGTCTCATGTCAACGAATTCAATTACCGCTTATTTTGTGTCGGGCAATCACGGTCCACAAAAGTCAAGGATTGAATCTTGACCAGGCTATGGTGGATATAGGACCGAGAAAGAGTCTCGGTTTGACATTCGTGGCATTATCCAGGACAAAAAACCTACGAGACCTTGCGTTTAGTCTCATGTTCACTTTCGAAAGAATTGAAATAATTAGTACATGCCATGGCCTTCCATTAAGACACAAAGAAGAAGAGCGATTGTGA